One genomic window of Dermacentor andersoni chromosome 8, qqDerAnde1_hic_scaffold, whole genome shotgun sequence includes the following:
- the LOC129386833 gene encoding uncharacterized protein, whose translation MRLPVDTGASVSLMTAEDFGKHFGRQHRLSQTVDLKNFSKQRIDIQGLFQATVQFFQRSCSVTFHVTTTGTSLLGLDAIQRLGIQIDGTSLTCRLPSLPSVQSPTGVPPGFHHRSSDELGLVNNFVHRIHWQQDAKPVSSKLRRLPLALRDQVTNELRRLEDCDVIERVEASEWVSPLVVVRKKDGTMRLCVDLREQDSLVSQVQEKVLQKQWQTKQCVDKRRGAQATRIKVGDTVRIRFNRKGFFKYSKPRKVKAQIGPSTFLLSDGQTWHVSKLTVVMKDPASSTLCTSDRNFLYSYSNLDSHSDDSSVVTSSFHRHQLSSSSGCITSESAQSAVVSDSVGELVASQDLLGRREELPGQPSPALSDNHIQLSNQGEVNNSGTTGSLKSTDTRRNPQSSSEVRTRPHRDRKRPPWLDDFVSVV comes from the coding sequence atgcgactgccggtggatacgggagcatctgtctcattgatgacggccgaagattttggaaagcactttggtcgacagcacagactgtcacaaacagtggacttgaaaaatttctccaagcaacgcatcgacattcaaggcctgtttcaagccactgtccagtttttccaaaggtcatgctccgtcacgttccacgtaacgactacaggaacatcactgctgggtttagacgccatccaacgcttgggcatacagatcgacggtacgtcgttgacatgtcgtctaccatcgcttccttcagtacagagccccacaggtgtgcctccgggttttcaTCACcgttccagtgacgagttgggtctcgtcaacaactttgtgcaccgaattcattggcagcaagatgcgaaaccagtatcctcaaagttgcgccgactacccctggctctccgtgaccaggtcacaaatgaattgcgacgtctcgaggactgcgacgtcatcgagcgcgtcgaggcttccgagtgggtgtctccactcgtggtggtgcgcaagaaggatggaaccatgcggctctgtgtagatctgcgggaacaggacagtcttgtgtctcaagttcaagaaaaggtcttgcagaaacagtggcagactaaacagtgcgtagacaaacgtagaggtgctcaggcaactcgtatcaaggtgggagacaccgtcagaataagatttaacaggaagggattttttaagtacagtaaacctcgtaaagtcaaggctcagataggaccatctacttttctactcagtgatgggcaaacgtggcatgtgtctaagttaaccgtagtgatgaaggatccagcaagtagtacattgtgtacaagtgatagaaactttttgtactcatattcaaacttggatagtcattccgatgactcgtctgtagtgacatcgtcctttcataggcatcagttaagtagttcgtctggctgtatcacttccgagtctgcacagtcagcagtcgtctctgattccgttggggaattggtagcctcccaggacttgttgggacgtcgagaggagcttcctgggcaaccctctccagctttgagcgacaaccacattcagctttccaaccagggggaggtaaataatagtggg